The region CGCCGGTCGTCCAATCGAATCTCGGCTGGCCGGATCGATGTTCCATGCCGAGCTCAATGAGGCTCCGGAAACGCGCGTACTTCCAACCAGATCTTTACGACCTCCCGCGCTACCAATCCGAGGTCCACCTTGGTTCGCCGCCCCTCGACACCCCGAGCGAAGGTCAGCACTTGGTCCACCATGTCGGTGCCGCGGCGGGTGCTGACCCCGATCATCTCCAAAACCTGCTGTGCCCTCGGCTCCGGAACATAGCTTTTGAGCAGATCGATCGACATCATGATCGGGGCGAGGACGCGCCCAGGTCGGGCTTCTTTATTCAGGCAGCTTCGCCGCGAGGACGTCGATTCTTTCAATAACGGGGGGGCTGGAGAATAGCTCTTCAGTCTTCGCCATTAAGGCCGCCGCTACCTTTCCAGAGAGATGCGCTTGGCGACCGGCGTCATCAGGAAACGCATCGAAGATGCCAAAAGTGCTGGGTCCAAGACGAATCCCAAACCACGCAGTGGT is a window of Luteolibacter sp. Y139 DNA encoding:
- a CDS encoding putative quinol monooxygenase → TTAWFGIRLGPSTFGIFDAFPDDAGRQAHLSGKVAAALMAKTEELFSSPPVIERIDVLAAKLPE